ATCAGTGACCGCCGGATGGGGCGCTACCTGGGTTTTCACACGCGCCAAATGCCCATGCCGGGCTGCCACGCCACGCCCTTTCAAGGACATTTGCTCACCACCGCCAAGCGGGAAACAACGTTCGCGCCGTCCTATCATTTTGTGACCGATTTGGGCGCCGACGAAGCGTGGACCAATTTACCCGGCGGACCGTGCGAAAGCCGGTTTTCCCCCTATTACAAAATCGACATTCCCCGCTGGCAATCCGGAACTTATAAGCGAGTGGCGCCCGATCTGGACGCAGGGGACCGGGCACAGGGGACGAAAAGTAGAGGCCCAGAAGTAGAAAACCAGGGAGAAGAGACCGAAGGTGCGGCGTAGCGTATCGGAAAAATTATCGCGGCAATCGCCGGTGCGGGTTCAATCGGCGTCTTCCGACTTAACGCTGGCAATCGCGCTCAAAAATCGTTCCATACTGGGACAGCGATCGTCCGGGTTATTCACCAAGCACCACATGATCGCTTTGGCCAAAGTTTTGTTGATTTTCGGACGGCGCTCCGTAATCTCCACCGGAGGCGCTAGATCGTGTTCCAGCGCGGCCCGGCCATCGATGCCGCGCGTCCAGGGAAGTTCGAAGGTCATCACTTCATAAGCGGTGACTCCGAAGGCAAACACATCGACCCGAAGATCGGTTTTCTTCCGACGCACGATTTCCGGCGACATGTAATTGGGCGTGCCGGTGCGGTTGCCAGGCTGCATGAATTCCGGCTTGGCCGGCAGCGTCAGGCCAAAATCAATCAGCGTGACGCGGTCGAACTGGGGTGATACCATAAAATTCCGCGGACAAATATCGCGGTGGATAAAACCTGCCTTGTGCACCGCGCCGACGGCTTCCGCCATTTTGCGGATGATGTCCAATCGTCGGCCGTCCAGCTGCACGCTGCGACTAATCAACAAAGAATTCAGCCCCACGCCTTCCAGGAATTCCAGGACAATGAACTGCTTGTTATCGTACGAAGTGCCATGCGCTAAGGTT
This genomic stretch from Pirellulales bacterium harbors:
- a CDS encoding serine/threonine-protein kinase, which codes for MKLFDQFLSMLSSKVDLDSRYEMLRETVSGTMSSFFKVRDRQTGQIVGLKILDPEKSSIVESRFKGCNKPSEAEIGLALQHSNIVKTLAHGTSYDNKQFIVLEFLEGVGLNSLLISRSVQLDGRRLDIIRKMAEAVGAVHKAGFIHRDICPRNFMVSPQFDRVTLIDFGLTLPAKPEFMQPGNRTGTPNYMSPEIVRRKKTDLRVDVFAFGVTAYEVMTFELPWTRGIDGRAALEHDLAPPVEITERRPKINKTLAKAIMWCLVNNPDDRCPSMERFLSAIASVKSEDAD